Sequence from the Corallococcus sp. EGB genome:
CCTTCGCGCAGCAGTCGACCAGGAGTTCCACCATCACCTGCCGCCGGAGGCTGAAGTAGCCCTCCAGGAGCCACCGGGCCTCCGCCGAGCGCGCGTCATGCAGCGCCAGCCCCAGGTTCTCCAGCGTCAGCGACTCATCCAGTGCCACCGCGCGCGTCCTACGTCCGGGACGCTGCACCACCAGGCCCCGCGCCGCCAGCCGGCGCAGCGCCTCACGAATGGTGCCCCGACACACGTGATGGCGACGCGCCAGCTTCACTTCCGAGCCGAACTGCCCGCAGGGCGGCAGCCGCCCCAGAGCGATATCGCGCTCCAACTCCGCCTCGATATATGCCACGAGCCCACCCCGTCCCATCCCCATCCCCTTCCTCGTCTTCGTCCCAGCATCGCCATCCAACCACAGGGGTCTGACATGGACGCGGGTGGTAAACTGTCCGCGTCTCCTTCCGGGACAGCGCGCCCCGGGCCTCAGTCTGCGAAAACCTGTCCGTCTGTCGGACAGGTTCACGAACGCGGAGGCCGCAGCGCAGACCTGTCCGTCTGTCGGACAAGCTCGTGGCATCCGTCCTCATGCGGTGACAGCCTGTCCGACTGTCCTACAAGCTCGCAGGCCCGTGTCCCCGCTTCGTGTCGACCCTTCCGAAAGCCAGACATGCACACAGGCCGGATCCCATACGGAGAAAACCGGCCTGACAATCAAGGATGTTCGCGTCCCTGAACCCAAGACTGAAGCCGTCTGACTTTCGAACGCGCTCACGGTGTTTGTCCGAAATTGGCGAAGACCTGTCCGACAACGCAAACGAATGCGGCGCGGGCCACCAAGCGGCGAAACCCGTCAGACTGTTCTACAGATTCGCGACGGGTCGCCCAGGGCTGCACTGAGCCTGTCCGAATGTCCTACAGGTTCGCGGCGTGAGCCTTGGGTTACGAAAAAGACCTGTCCGACTGCTTTGCAGGTTCGCGGCCGCAGGCTGCGGGGCTGCGAAAGACTTGTCCGACTGTCCTACGAGCTCGTGGCTGGGCCCTGGGGCGCGAACAAACCTCTCCGATGGTCCGACTGTCCTACAGGTTCTCGACGGTGGCGTTGGCCAATTAGAACTTGTCCGACTGTCGGACAGGTTTCTGGAAAGCGGCCTCGGCGGGCAGCCTCTGCTTCCATGGCCCCATCTTGGCGTTCCCATGGTTACACCGTCGTGGCCCATGGCTTTTCCTGTCCATGGGTCCACGCTGGCGCTTGTTCGACCACTCCTCCGCGGACCGTGGCGGTCCCGGCCCGCCGTCCCCTGTTGGCATGTGTAAATACTCCGCCGCGGACCATGGTTGTCCGTGCTCCTGATTCCATGTTGGCGCCTGCTCGAGCACACCTCCTTGGGCCATGGTTGCGCTCCGCGAGATTCTGGTTATCACGGAGACTCATCGCCCTCGGGATTCGCCTGCGTGTTTCTGGCGGCCGGCTCAGGCCACGGTCGGCAGGGTGCCGGAGACGGCTGGCATCGATTGTTCTCTGCCAGCCGCCCTCTTTCGTCTCAGGGTGCTACGGCGTGCCTTCAGGCCGTGACCTCTTCTGAGGCGTGGCGCCGTGATGAACGTTGCGCGGCGTCCCGGACTTCTCATCCGCGCCACTGTCCGCTCCGTTGATGATGGCGCTCGCGAGCAGGAAGGCATTGAGGCGCAGCTGCATGAAGTTGTTCTCCATCTTCGGTGGCTGCTGCATGCGCAGGGTGCGGTCCTCGCCCTGCTGGTGCTTCGGCCACTCCGTCGCGGATGCGGGCGCTCCTGTGCGGGCGAACTGGAGCAGCCAGCCACTCACCTGGCGCGAGTATTCGCGGTCCTCATCCGTGAGCACGTCCTGGGTGGGCGGGCAGCGGGCCACCGTGTCCAGGAAGTATGGAACGTCCGAGCCGTGTGGGACGCCGCCGGGGAATTCCGGGCGGAGCTCGGTGGCCGTGTACTCGAAGTAGAAGCGCCACGCGTCGGAGACCTTCTGGTGCAGGTCCGCGACCTGCCGGGGGATCAGCGTGAAGACGATGTCGCGGCACACCTGCCGCGCCAGTTCCTCGTCGGGCGACACTCCTGGATAGAGCAGGCCGATGGGCACGTTGTTGTCCCGTAGCGCCTGGAGGACTTCCACGGGGTCCCTGCCCATGGCCTCCATCACGCTCACGTCATCGCTGGTGCTGCCCAGGATGAGCGGCACGCGAGCCTGCTGCTGCGCCTTGAACGTGGACAGGATGGACTGCGGCAGCACCGTGTCCCCCGCCACGGCCACGGGCGCCAGCGAGTGCTCTGGCGGCTGCTGCCAGAAGGACTCCGCGGGCAGTTGGCGCAGACGCTCCGGCGTCGCGTCCGCGTCCGCCACGCCCATGTCGCGGATCAGCGCTTCCCCCTTGAGCAGCGCCTTCTCCAGCGGCATCTCGTCCAGGCCGTACACGCTCATCGCCACGCCCCGGTGGAAGTAGGGTCGCGCAGCCTCCATGCAGTAGAGGGCCAGCACGCTCTTCGCGCCCGCGGACTGGCCGATGATCGTGACGTTGCTCGCGTCTCCGCCGAACTTCGCGATGTTGCGGCTCACCCACTGGAGCGCGGCGAGCTGGTCCAACAGGCCGAAGTTGGCGGCGCCGCCCCCCGGCTCCTGCAGGAGTGCCGGATGCGCCAGGAACCCCAGGTGCCCCAAGCGGTAGTTGAGCGTGACGAGGAT
This genomic interval carries:
- a CDS encoding carboxylesterase/lipase family protein — encoded protein: MVQQSAPVVSTVEGQLQGVVEEGVYAFKGIPYAQPPVGALRWRPPAPVVPWKHIRQASTFGKSSLQSRDACIAGGGGDPYPMGEDCLYLNVWTPRADPQAKLPVIVWIHGGAYVIGASGLPPYNGVPLASRDAILVTLNYRLGHLGFLAHPALLQEPGGGAANFGLLDQLAALQWVSRNIAKFGGDASNVTIIGQSAGAKSVLALYCMEAARPYFHRGVAMSVYGLDEMPLEKALLKGEALIRDMGVADADATPERLRQLPAESFWQQPPEHSLAPVAVAGDTVLPQSILSTFKAQQQARVPLILGSTSDDVSVMEAMGRDPVEVLQALRDNNVPIGLLYPGVSPDEELARQVCRDIVFTLIPRQVADLHQKVSDAWRFYFEYTATELRPEFPGGVPHGSDVPYFLDTVARCPPTQDVLTDEDREYSRQVSGWLLQFARTGAPASATEWPKHQQGEDRTLRMQQPPKMENNFMQLRLNAFLLASAIINGADSGADEKSGTPRNVHHGATPQKRSRPEGTP